The proteins below come from a single Diadema setosum chromosome 21, eeDiaSeto1, whole genome shotgun sequence genomic window:
- the LOC140244506 gene encoding conserved oligomeric Golgi complex subunit 3-like: MAEPQKLKMLREKLSLWDQRTTPKAPLTEKQKDSYMELTTHAANRPLPIELPLEEPGSFSQQLSLAPTPQLSHSGDSLAEGFASLGMKDEKIDNAQQFFDWFNKVESQMEQEEELCYRSYCEQLRHYKEQCDLVMEEVSTALDQLNDLKRQYVLVSTKTNALHEACEQSMEDQTMLVNKAEAISCKLSYFNELERINQKLSSPTFSVTNESFVPLLSKLDECIAYIIGNPQYKESELFQARFKQCLGKALTLIKAAVFTILNGATQQVVPKDVTNTSENAFTLFYGKFRSNAPKIKALMEQVEQRLDKTPEYNTLLDDCLQCYFSKRQQLLEPSIRLAVTELANKYSRDHCALVRSGCAFMAHVCEDECQLFYHFFSKQTEKLDAMLETLCMSLYDVLRPLIIHVNHLETLAELCGILKTEMLQDHVQANPTELAAFAVVANQMLEDVQERLVYRTSVYVKSDILNYNPASGDLAYPEKLEMMESIAESLREKQLKTDSRRSSVDSAGSGTSGEVAAINQSSSAIMSGQSTPPGRMNSTVMTPIGTGAGTATLHINASLSPADLHGMWYPTVRRTLVCLSKLYRCIDKSIFQGLSQEILQSCIHSLTVASQGIIKRKTQLDGQLFLIKHLLILREQIAPFQVEFSIKETALDFSSMRVAAFGLLKKRRSLFTLSSNNAFLEFLFEGAPQVTEHYVDSKKDVDNQLKCTCEVFIRHVTDSLASELQAFLKKAQVIVDLNQEEGGTKVTLRSQPFASPERVHEVVGASYKQIKSQLPKVFQSMALYLANKDTEYILFRPIKTGVQQAYQQVEELVNNNYSEEDRQIIACPTKEQVNLLLAASP, encoded by the exons ATGGCTGAGCCGCAGAAATTGAAAATGTTGCGGGAAAAATTGAGCCTGTGGGACCAAAGAACAACTCCAAAGGCCCCGCTCACTGAAAAGCAAAAAGATAGTTACATGGAACTAACGACACATGCAGCAAATAGACCTCTTCCGATCGAG TTGCCGCTGGAAGAGCCTGGCAGTTTTTCTCAGCAGCTTTCTCTGGCCCCTACGCCCCAACTCTCGCACAGCGGCGACTCACTGGCAGAGGGCTTTGCCTCACTGGGAATGAAGGATGAGAAGATTGACAATGCACAACAG TTCTTTGACTGGTTCAACAAAGTGGAGAGCCAGATGGAGCAAGAGGAGGAACTATGTTACAG ATCCTACTGCGAGCAGCTGCGTCACTACAAGGAGCAGTGCGACCTTGTGATGGAGGAAGTGTCCACTGCCCTTGACCAGCTCAATGACCTCAAGCGCCAGTATGTGCTGGTGTCCACCAAGACGAACGCCCTCCATGAGGCATGCGAGCAGTCCATGGAGGATCAG ACAATGCTGGTGAATAAAGCAGAGGCAATCAGTTGCAAGCTGTCGTACTTCAACGAACTCGAACGAATCAATCAG AAACTGAGTTCGCCGACATTCTCCGTCACCAACGAGTCCTTTGTGCCCCTCCTGTCCAAGTTGGACGAGTGCATTGCGTACATCATTGGGAAC CCCCAGTACAAGGAGTCCGAGTTGTTCCAGGCTAGGTTCAAGCAGTGCCTGGGCAAGGCCTTGACCCTCATCAAGGCAGCTGTCTTTACCATCCTGAATGGTGCAACCCAGCAGGTGGTCCCCAAG GATGTGACCAACACTTCAGAGAATGCATTCACACTTTTCTACGGGAAGTTTCGCAGCAACGCGCCAAAGATCAAAGCGTTGATGGAGCAGGTGGAACAGAGACTGGACAAAACTCCGGA GTACAACACCCTCCTAGACGACTGCCTGCAGTGCTACTTCAGCAAGAGGCAGCAGCTCCTGGAACCCAGCATCAGGCTAGCCGTCACCGAACTCGCCAACAAGTACTCGAGGGACCACTGCGCCTTG GTAAGAAGTGGATGCGCATTCATGGCCCACGTATGTGAAGATGAATGCCAACTCTTCTACCACTTCTTCTCCAAGCAGACAGAAAAACTGGA CGCGATGCTGGAGACACTATGTATGAGTCTGTACGATGTCCTCCGCCCTCTCATTATCCACGTCAACCACCTGGAGACCCTGGCTGAGCTGTGCGGTATCCTCAAGACGGAGATGCTGCAGGACCACGTCCAGGCAAATC CAACTGAGCTGGCAGCGTTCGCAGTCGTGGCCAATCAGATGCTGGAAGACGTGCAGGAGAGACTGGTGTACCGGACGAGCGTCTACGTCAAGTCCGACATCCTCAACTACAACCCAGCCTCAGGGGATCTGGCCTACCCGGAGAAACTTGAGATGATGGAG AGCATCGCAGAGAGCCTGCGCGAGAAGCAGCTGAAGACGGACTCGCGGCGGAGCTCCGTGGATTCCGCGGGATCGGGGACAAGCGGGGAGGTGGCTGCCATCAACCAGTCATCGTCTGCCATCATGAGCGGCCAGAGCACGCCCCCTGGGAGGATGAACAGCACCGTCATGACGCCCATCG GTACTGGAGCTGGCACCGCAACCCTGCACATAAATGCTTCCCTCTCACCGGCTGACCTCCATGGCATGTGGTACCCCACCGTCAGGAGAACGCTGGTCTGCCTCTCAAAACTCTACCGATGCATCGAC AAATCCATCTTCCAAGGTCTATCACAAGAAATCTTGCAGTCCTGCATCCATTCCCTAACCGTGGCCAGCCAGGGCATCATCAAGCGGAAG aCGCAGCTTGATGGTCAGTTGTTCCTCATCAAGCACCTGCTGATCCTGAGAGAGCAGATCGCACCGTTCCAGGTGGAATTCTCCATCAAGGAGACGGCGCTGGATTTCAGCTCCATGAGAG tggcTGCATTTGGACTTCTCAAGAAGCGGCGGAGCCTTTTCACGCTCAGCAGTAATAATGCATTCCTGGAGTTCCTCTTTGAG GGAGCACCGCAGGTCACAGAGCACTACGTGGACTCCAAGAAGGATGTTGATAACCAGCTGAAGTGCACATGTGAGGTGTTCATCCGACACGTCACCGACTCGCTCGCTTCCGAGCTCCAGGCATTCCTAAAGAAG GCTCAAGTCATTGTTGATCTCAACCAAGAAGAAGGAGGAACAAAGGTCACTTTGAGGTCACAGCCTTTTGCTAGCCCAG AGCGTGTCCACGAAGTGGTCGGAGCTTCATACAAGCAGATCAAGAGCCAGCTTCCCAAAGTCTTTCAGAGCATGGCCCTCTACCTTGCCAACAAGGACACCGAATACATTCTCTTCCGGCCCATCAAG ACTGGAGTGCAGCAGGCATATCAGCAGGTGGAGGAGCTGGTAAATAACAACTACTCAGAGGAAGACAGGCAGATCATAGCATGTCCAACAAAGGAACAG